The stretch of DNA ATGACAATAAAGAGGACAGTTTAGACTATTGATATAATTGAAAACCTAGCAGCGTTAAATAAAACAGGACTAACTCCTGTTGAATGTGGAATCCATCCAGCTTGTTACTGAACTACCTGATTTAGAAGCTGGCTGGAGTGACGTCACCACTTCCCTGCAGTGTGTCACCCAGTGGAGAACTGTGGCAATGACAGGAAAGTTCCTGAAGACATTGGAGCTCCAAGGGGCAGGATATAAAAGCTGTAAAACTCCCACTGCTAAGACAGAAACCAATACAACCAACACTGAACACACAGTGCCATCTCAGAGCAAGAAGACTCAACATTGACTGAAGATGCTGTGCTCCCGAAGATTCCAGTCTTCCCTCAGCCCATTGAAGGACTTCTACTGGCCTGTGCGCAGTCTATGGCCAGAGGTCCGACCTCTTCTCGGCCAGCGGGATCTACTGCAGAGAAACCTGCTGGAGATCAAGAGCAGTCTGGAGCTGATGGAGAAACTCCAGCAGCACATCTTTGAAGAGTTGGACCATGTCCCAGCCTCTGTGGCCATCCAACCAGTCTCATTCAAgctggagaaagagggagagcgcTTTGCCCTGACACTGGACACTAAAGACTTTTCCCCAGATGAGCTGTCTGTCAAGCAGGTGGGCAGGAAGCTGAAAGTCAGTGGGAAGACAGAGAAGAAGCTAGATGATGGGGAAGGATCCTACTCTTACAGATGCCAAGAGTTCAGACAAGAGTATGATCTGCCTGAAGGGGTGAATCCTGAGACAGTCACCTGCTCCCTGGCTCATGACGGGAAGCTCCACATCGAGGCACCAAAGAATCCACTATCTGCTGAGGAGGAGGTGGCAGAGAGAGTTGTACACATCAACTGTAGCCTGGATGTGAAAACCCCACAATTCCTCTCAAAGACAGAGGGCAGCATCACTGACACACAGAAGAAACAAGAGAACACTACTTCACATGAGGACTGATTATATTTATTATgctatttttttatttcaaaGGATGTTTAATTTTCTAATACATATTTTTCATTTCATGAAACTCAATTCATTTACATTTCATATCTTGTAACAATCAATATGAGATGCTATTTCAGTTAATCAATAAAATACAAACTTTTACACAATATTGCAGTCGTTATGATCTCTTCAAGGAATGTCAACATAATGATTATTATTTCTCATCAAAAGTTAACTTGGCTTGATATTTTTCAATGATCAGTTTCAGTAAATTCAATTTTCTAAAAGCTCTACTAAAAATGTTCTTATTCTAACATGTTCATTACATCTTTAAAAACCTGACTTTTGAAAACAAATGTTAtgtggtgtcacgccctggctctggggactatgttatgttgagccagggtgtgtagtctatgtttgtatatctatgttggcctgagtgactcccaatcagaggcaacgagtgtcagctggttgtctctgattgggagccatatttaactatcggtcttttcactttgtgttgtggtttcttgttctcattttggtttgtttatgtaaccagagacatcacgttttcgtcagttattttgattgtgtgatcagtctaataaatactatgttcactttcaacgctgcgccttggtcctcctcattagacgatcgtgacagaagaaaccaccaaaaccagaccaagcagcgtgacgaggagaaaGGCTGGAATtacgagaagtggagagagaattggacgagaaccatggaggcctggtccacgggggagagacaagcccagaaaatttttaggggggggctcacgccgtggacgacggggcagcaggagtacgggatagagtggtgcagagggttggcagagaaggccgccaggttaagggggccactggtcacagaggagagggaaagtgtggaggcacggcgagaggtactggggtgtgttaccagtccggtccggcccgttcctgatccctgcgtagggccagtggtgtgtgtccccagtacggtccggcctgttcctgttcctcgcatcgagcctgtggtgcgtgtcgtcagcccggcgcggcccgttcctgctccccgccccaagtcagtggtgcgcgtcgtcagcccggtccggcccattcctgctccccgcaccaagtcagtggtgcgcgtcgtcagcccggtccggcccattcctgctccccgcaccaagtcagtggtgcgcgtcgtcagcccggtctggcccgttcctgctctccgcaccaagtcggtggtgcgcgtcgccagcccagtccggcccatccaagctccccgcaccaagtcagtggtgcgcgtcgtcagcccggttcggctcattcctgctccccgcaccaagtctgtggtgcgtttcgtcagccctgtccggcccgttcctgatctccgcaccaagtcggtggtgcgcgtcgccagcccagtccggcccatccaagctccccgcatcaagtctgtggtgcgcgtcgtcagcccggtccggctcattcctgctccccgcaccaagtcaggggtgcgcttcgtcagcccggtccggcccgttcctgctccccgcaccaagtcagtggtgtgcttcgtcagcccagtccggccggtccctgctccacgcaccaagcctacggtgggcgtcgtcagcctggtaaggcccgttcctcctccacgcaccaagccaggggtgcgcgtcgtcagtccagcacaacccgtgcctgggtcatgtccggagccggatccgccgccgaggcggagtgcccacccggtccctcccctgttgtggttgtttggcgcggtcggagtccgcgcctttgggggggggtactgtcacgccctggctctggggactatgttatgttgagccagggtgtgtagtctatgtttgtatatctatgttggcctgagtgactcccaatcagaggcaacgagtgtcagctggttgtctctgattgggagccatatttaactatcggtcttttcactttgtgttgtggtttcttgttctcattttggtttgtttatgtaaccagagacatcacgttttcgtcagttattttgatcgtgtgatcagtctaataaatactatgttcactttcaacgctgcgccttggtcctcctcattagacgatcgtgacatgtggACTTGTCAGGATTTGCAATGTAGGCCtttttgtgtatgtgttctgTTCTAGATCATTGAATATGAAAGAACGGTTTTCACACCATGTAAAAAATAGTATTTTGAGTAATTAAAAAACAGAGATAAATATAAGGCAAACATAATGCCAGAGAAACATTTATTCCGTTTTCAACaatattaaaataacatcaaatcgaCACAACACCAATTTCATAATGTTGTACAATACGCATTTATGTTCTCAGTGGATTATTTTAGAATGTGTTCAATTACATTTGACCTCTCTATCAATGACTCCTGTGGTGAAAACTCTCTTTAAAACGTAGCTTGTGATCTTTTGTCCAATTTTGATCTGCTTTGCTCATTCTATTGCACTGCACAGAAGATGCGTCGCTAATGATCCATCAATACTGTAAATGTGAAAAGGAATATGGTTCAAAATACTTTTTAAAGTCATAATTATATTTAAGTAAAGTAAATCAATCATCAGTGAAAGCATTAAAAGGTGAGTTGCTTGAAGTACAGCACCACTAATATCTCAGGAATCTGGAATCCATCCAGCTTGTTACTGAACTACCTGATTTAGAAGCTGGCTGGAGTGACATCACCACTTCCCTGCAGTGTGTCACCCAGTGGAGAACTGTGGCAATGACAGGAAAGTTCCTGAAGACATTGGAGCTCCAAGGGGCAGGATATAAAAGCTGTGAAACTCCTACTGCTGAGACAGAAACCAATACAACCAACACTGAACACACAGTGCCATCTCAGAGCAAGAAGACTAAACATTGACTGAAGATGCTGTGCTCCCGAGGATTCAAGTCTTCCCTCAGCCCATTGATGGACTTCTACTGGCCTGTGCGCAGTCTATGGCCAGAGGTCCGACCTCTTCTCGGCCAGCGGGATCTACTGCAGAGAAACCTGCTGGAGATCAAGAGCAGTCTGGAGCTGATGGAGAAACTCCAGCATCACATCTTTGAAGAGTTGGACCATGTCCCAGCCTCTGTGGCCATCCAACCAGTCTCATTCAAgctggagaaagagggagagcgcTTTGCCCTGACACTGGACACTAAAGACTTTTCCCCAGATGAGCTGTCTGTCAAGCAGGTGGGCAGGAAGCTGAAAGTCAGTGGGAAGACAGAGAAGAAGCTAGATGATGGGGAAGGATCCTACTCTTACAGATGCCAAGAGTTCAGACAAGAGTTTGATCTGCCTGAAGGGGTGAATCCTGAGACAGTCACCTGCTCCCTGGCTCATGACGGGAAGCTCCACATCGAGGCACCAAAGAATCCACTATCTGCTGAGGAGGAGGTGGCAGAGAGAGTTGTGCCCATCAACTGTAGCCTGGATGTGAAAACCCCACAATTCCTCTCAAAGACAGAGGGCAACACCACTGATACACAGAAGAAACAAGAGAACACTATTTCACATGAGGACTGATCATATTTATTATgctatttttttatttcaaaGGATGTTTAATTTTCTAATACATATTTTTCATTTCATGAAACTCAATTCATTTACATTTCATATCTTGTAACGATCAATATGAGATGCTATTTAATTTAATCAAATTTAA from Coregonus clupeaformis isolate EN_2021a unplaced genomic scaffold, ASM2061545v1 scaf0506, whole genome shotgun sequence encodes:
- the LOC121583240 gene encoding heat shock protein 30-like, with the translated sequence MLCSRGFKSSLSPLMDFYWPVRSLWPEVRPLLGQRDLLQRNLLEIKSSLELMEKLQHHIFEELDHVPASVAIQPVSFKLEKEGERFALTLDTKDFSPDELSVKQVGRKLKVSGKTEKKLDDGEGSYSYRCQEFRQEFDLPEGVNPETVTCSLAHDGKLHIEAPKNPLSAEEEVAERVVPINCSLDVKTPQFLSKTEGNTTDTQKKQENTISHED
- the LOC121583241 gene encoding heat shock protein 30-like, which produces MLCSRRFQSSLSPLKDFYWPVRSLWPEVRPLLGQRDLLQRNLLEIKSSLELMEKLQQHIFEELDHVPASVAIQPVSFKLEKEGERFALTLDTKDFSPDELSVKQVGRKLKVSGKTEKKLDDGEGSYSYRCQEFRQEYDLPEGVNPETVTCSLAHDGKLHIEAPKNPLSAEEEVAERVVHINCSLDVKTPQFLSKTEGSITDTQKKQENTTSHED